The genomic window TTGCATAGTGTGCAGCTGATCCAGTTTGAATCCTTCTTGCAATTCTTACTTCAGTTACATGCATACTCTGGTTAAATGCGTAACTCCGCACAAGTCTGGGGCATGTGCAGTTCTCACAATTGAACTCTGAAAACATCACGAGGGCTTCAGTTGTGTGTGAGCATCCACCTGGGCACTGAAATACAATTCGATTGCTCTTGAAGCCCCACTTCTTCTTTGCAAGGAAGTGATTGAGCCAGGCCTTTGCACCTGCTTTGTCttgtatttcctgttttaacTGGCCATTCTTCATTTGTGTTTCCACTCACTACCAATTTCTCACAGGGATACTACCTCAGTAGCTTGTGAAAATAGAAAGAATTCAAATGTAAGATGTCTGCTCGGTCTCGACTCTCCTGCAGAAACGGCCTGAGGGTGCAATGAAGGATGCAATTAAATAGTTAAACTTGACTTCACCGCTAAGGTCTCTCTTGCTGAGTACTGTGGTGAGAGCTGTGTGTACCAATGCAGGCTTATTTTAACAAAGAATAAAGTTTAGGGCAAAAAATCAGCAAACCTGGGCTCTTACCttgtaaaaagaaaaccttTGTCTGTACATAGTTGTATACAAATTTCTAAACCCGTGTAAAATTTTCtatgcacttttttatttatgatgttCTTTGCTTAATAAAGATTAAGAcgtttgaacaaaaaaaaaaacttggtggTTTAGtggttgttttttcaaaatgttttcttagtGATGTGTCTTGCAGACCCCATGCTAACTTTATTTTCATGATCTGGCAAGGATCTTCCCTTTCTGCACATTTTCTTGTTCATCAGGGATCCTTAGAACAGTTACAACACATGCATTGTGCAGATGGAATGACGAGCATATTTTGTCACAATATGCCATTCATCAAGCATGGTCTGTGGGCAGCCAAAAGGACAGCGCTGAAAAACTAGGATGAATGGACAGCAGGGGGTTATAATATGATCTATGTGCATATCAATGCCCCTGGGTTCCTTtgggccttttttatttttggtatttctgccttttcccaatttttaaaatatcctaCAAGCAAGCTGCAAAGGaggcttattttttattttatttttgtgctcaGTACCCTGACTAGATCTTTGTGAAATGCCCCCAATCCACCTTCATTTGACATTGTATTGTAATGTGTGCTGTATAGAGTTTGGGTATATATAGCTTATTTTTGCTCGTTGGTCAGTTTGTATTAGGCTATTGATGAAGGTTACACTGAAATTAGTTTTATATTCTACTCGCACATACAGGATGGGTGTCAGGGGatgcaaaacacacagaatGTGAGAGAGTAGTTTTTGAGTATATTCTTATCTGTATTTCAAACCAAGTACATTTAAAAGGTCCTATCTGTTCAATCAGTACTGGATGTTCAGTGATCCCCCCAAATCTTACATGTTTATTCCTGACAGGCTCGATCTGACAGCCCCCTATCGCCACTAATGACCTAGTCAACGTCTAACAATGGGGAATTTACACAACAGCCTTATGTTTCACAGAGGTCCAGCTATGCTGGAGTCCTGGACTGGTCACTTCATTCTGACAGTGAAATCATCGCATATGATCATGTCAGCAGTGTGAATTAAGAACGCTGCCATTCCAAAAGTGACGTAACATAATTCTGAATCCTAATGGGACTCCCACATTGCTAGATCTTAGTAGATACATCCCCTTTATTGTCTAACTGATTTAAAAGTACACTTTAAAAGTTGGTGAAATACTGCAAGATATGAGACATATTTGAGATGTGCAGTATTATGAGTTCTGCCTATACAACACTCATGTCTTTACACATACAATATATAGTGTCTTACCTGGTGTGCCATTTACTGTTTCCACAGCTTGccatacatttaattaataagaaaacattaaattcattttagcaCATACTCCACCACTGAGATATGGTTATTACATTAGACGATTTATTTAGGATAATACTTTGTTTTGCAGGCAGATTTATCATGTCTTCAGTCTCAAAGTGCAAAGTGAAATCATACTCTTTAagactaaagaaaaaaattaaatgcagtcCTGTATAGGCTCTAATATATACCTCTTAAAATCTGTGGGGTAGGGCTTCTATTTATTGATAGCATAAAGTAACTGCAATGTTCATTATAACTGTTCATGCAAATATGAGCTGATAAGGAGAACTTAAAACAATAAAGCACACTGATGTCATGGAACATATTGATATTGTATCTGTTTCAATGCAACATGATGCCCATACTTGATGGAGGTAGTGTCGATATGTAGTTATAGAGTCAACATTGGCTCAGTACTGTCATATTCAACATCTTATGCATAGTATGTATCTATAATTTAACATTCATGTAAATTACATATTGCATACTAGCAATTGCAGTTGCTTAGTAAGAAAGCATTCATTCTAAAAGTATTAAAATTACAGATGACACTACAACCTGCCCCTCGCTTGGGGATTACATTCAGGTTTCTGTTTAAGCATAGCAGACAGGGAAAGATACtgatatatattcatatattacaCATACTAAGTGTAAATCAGTGTACACCAGTCACCACTCACAACTGTCACACACTCTGCCCTTTTCAAATATCCCCCCTCTTAGACCTACACCCTTGCTTTCTTTGGGAGAGCAGTCTtacagttgcaaaaaaactaCTGTTAAACCACACCATACATCCATCTTGTAACAGATATTGCTTTGTTAAACAGTACCCATTTTCTAGCTTAACTTCTGTGATATGATCAAACTAGCTAGTGCAGGTAAGTTTGCTGTCTACAAAGATTACATTATCCTTTAATAGAGAGTACATTATTCTACATAGCTCATATCCATTGCTCTTATTGCATTAATACCTGtttttgtgccagacatggtgaATTTGTGCACTcatgctgttttttcccccctctttttttgcCTTCAATGCCTGTGGAAATGTATCCCATTTAACGTACAAAACGGTTTGAAAGTCCTCTTCACAACCTCTTCATGACATCTTCATGCAATGGTCGTCAAAAGAACCGGAAGTCTTTAGGTGGGAAGGTTGGTGGAAAGGCCGGATAGAAACACTGTAGATAcgttggtgggggggtggtgtaaaTCAGCGGGCATGTGCCCGGATTTGCCCTGAAATGAGAAGAACAGCATTGATGCGGTCAGTGTGTCCTGGGTggtcagaatgtttttttgtacttATAATGTGGATATTCTGCTAAATATGTGATGAACTGTGCAAAGTGGTTTTAATGCTGTACAGATGTTCTGTGATAACTTTAATGGCATTACTGCTGTGATGTAACCCACAAAACCGACTTGTGGTCCTGTGGTATCttgctctttgtgtgtgtgtgtgtgtgtgtgtgtgtgattgtgtatgtgtgagtgtgtgtgtgtgtgtgtgtgtgtgattgtgtatgtgtgagtgcgtgtgtgtatgtgtgtgtgtgtgtgtgtgtgtgtgtgtgtgattgtgtatgtgtgagtgtgtgtgtgtgtgtgtgaaacatacCTGTGTTATTCCGCCACCTGCACCCCCGCACAGTTGTCTTTACTCTCTGAGGCTATCGCTAAATACTCCGCCCTGAGAGGGATGAACAAAAGAATCAGGAGAATGAAAAGAGAAGTCAGTTTAAATACTGCTGGAAAACACACTgcaagagggggagagaaacagagggatgTGGAATGGTGAGATGAATAGCTTTCCTGGTGAAGAAACAGACAACCTCCAGTAGGAGCAGGGCCGATGGAATTGATAGTGTGGGAAAGAAACCATGGACCAGTGTGAGAAAAGCAGGGATGAAAAGGACAGATGGAGGACAGGCACAGGCCAAaatgggatggggagggagggacagtggAGGAAGGGAGTCACTCACGCGCTCTCTCTCAGAGCCTCGTCTCCGGCCGCCGAGATCTTCCTGTAACAGTATATCATCTCCACCAGCAGCCACAGCTGGAGCCCGATGATGGTGACGTACATCATCACCTCCGACACGATGGACGCCGTCCCCCTCGTGGCTGCACAAAGAAGAGGCGAGTCCCTCGTGAACAAGGGCACCTGAGTCCAGGTTAGAATGAAACTGTCTGCTCATTCAAGAGCGGCTGCGCTCAGCAGGCCTCGTGTGAATCCACTGATCTTAATGTTACCTGGATCCATCAATGCAGTAATCTGGGTCTGTCATTATGCATACAGATGATATATGGATCAGTGAACTGGTGCTCATGAGCCAGCAGAGAGTTTGATATCCTAGTGCTGCTGATCAGCATTTGAGTAAATAGCATGTTAAGGGTTTAAAGGCTATTTTGTCGGTCATGTAAACTCAGTATATGTGTCTTGAATAATTTGATATACAATCTAAACTACCATATGCATGTATTCCCTTTGTTCTAATAATACAATGACATGGactaaaatgatttaaaatagtGTCTTCTTTTTGTAAAACACAAATCTTAATGTTAGTATAAGTGAGCCAGcgcaaatttaaaaatttaaaatacataggCATTGTAAAGGCTGTAAAGGTTGTAAAGCTGGCGAGAAGTTTCTGCCAACCTGATTCAAGTGCTAATGGTACATAATAAtttgtacgcacacacacacacacacacgcgcgcgcgcgtaaCTTGTAAGGACCCTGACTGTCAGACCCACCTTTGGCCACCACAGTGAGGTGGATCAGCTTGCTGGCTTTGGTGGAGTACTCATAGAAGGGGTAGGTGAGGATGCGGTTAAACAGACAACGGTATGTGCCCGAGTCATTGAAGGTGACGTTGAGGATGTAAACGGAGGCATCCTGAATGTCATCCGTGTTTTTGCTGCCGTTCCAGTCCAATCGGTCCTCGAAACGGTCGTCCAAAATGGTGGGAGTCTTGTCTTCAAAGTTGTATATCTGGAGAGGTTCGACAGCTTACACACCTTCTGCAACCTGCTAACAAGTCCAAGCTTCACAGGGGAAACTGGAGCAGCCAGTAATGGGACAGTCAACTTTTCAGAACCAcaaaatgggtggagccatAATAGGTCATTAATGACTCACTCATCAGAACCAATC from Anguilla anguilla isolate fAngAng1 chromosome 8, fAngAng1.pri, whole genome shotgun sequence includes these protein-coding regions:
- the LOC118233861 gene encoding sodium channel subunit beta-1-like, which translates into the protein MSMSAVRRLLIPILLCALQVSLCNAACAEVDSDTEAVVGAGFKVGCISCKMRGEVEGSASIDWFFRAKGEQDFLHIYNFEDKTPTILDDRFEDRLDWNGSKNTDDIQDASVYILNVTFNDSGTYRCLFNRILTYPFYEYSTKASKLIHLTVVAKATRGTASIVSEVMMYVTIIGLQLWLLVEMIYCYRKISAAGDEALRESAAEYLAIASESKDNCAGVQVAE